GGGGTAGCTCTCGGGATGAACGCCGGTGTTGTCGAGCGGATTGGAAGACTCGGGAACCCGGAGAAAGCCGGCGGCCTGCTCGAAAGCCTTTTGCGAAAAGCGCGGCACCTGCAGCAAATCGGCCCGCGATTTAAAAAGACCGACGCCGCCGCGATAATCGACCACCGCCTTGGCCAAGGCCGGGCCGATGCCGGCAACGTGGGCCAGCAAATGCATCGAGGCGGTATTCAGGTTGACGCCGACTTGGTTGACGCAGGAGTCGACCACATGGTCCAGGCTCTTCTTGAGCCGGGCTTGGGAAACGTCATGCTGGTATTGGCCGACGCCGATGCTCTTGGGGTCGGTCTTGACCAGCTCGGCCAAGGGGTCTTGCAGGCGGCGGGCGATCGAGATCGCGCCGCGAACCGTGATGTCCAAATCGGGGAATTCCTCGCGAGCGGTTTCGCTGGCGCTATAGACGCTGGCCCCGGCCTCGCTCACCATCACCACCGGCAAGTTCTCGATGCCGGCTTCCTTGACCGCGGCCCGGATGAAGATCTCGGCCTCGCGGCCGGCGGTTCCGTTGCCGACGGCGATGGCTCGAATCGTCCCGGTGGCGAGCAAGTCCTTCAGTCCCTGTTTGGCGGCGGCTTTGGCCTCATCGCTCTGCAAATAAAGCACGGTGTTGGAGACGAATTTTCCCGAATCGTCGACCAGGGCCAGCTTGCAGCCGCTGCGGACGCCGGGGTCGACGCCGAGCACGGCCTTGGGCCCGAAAGGCGAAGCCAGCAACAGCTTGCGGACGTTCTCCGCAAAAACCTTGATCGCGACCTCGTCGGCGACGGTCTTCAAGGCCTTGTGGACCTCGCTGTCGATGCTCGGTTGAACGTGGGCCTTCAGCGCGAGCCGAGCCGCCTTGCGCAGCACCTCGGCTCCCGGAGAGTCGGGGACGGTCAAGGCCAAGGCCTCGTAGTCGGCGAGCAGCGCCGCCTCGAAGCCGCTGTCGCCGTCGCCCTCGGGCTTGCCGCCGATTGCCAAGGTCAGCTCTTCCTCGATCCAGCCCCGGCGCAAGGCCAAGTAGCGGTGAGAATTCTCGGGCTTGAGCAGCGAGGCGATCGATTCGTGGAACTGGAAATAATTCTCGTACTTGCTGTGGGGCTTGGCCTTGGGCGCCTTGCCGGTGATGACGTGTCCCTCGGCGAAAGTTTTTTCCCGGACCTTTTGGCGAAGCTCGACCACCTCGGAAAGGCGCTCGACCAAAATGTCTTGAGCGCCTTCAATGACCAAAGCGGCGTCGCGATAGCCCTTCTCCTCGTTGCGGAAGGTAAAGGCCCAAAGCTCCAAGGTTTGGCCGGGCTGGGGCTGCTCGGTGCCGTGGCCGCAGTTCCAGATCCAATCGGCCAGCGGCTCGATGCCGGCTTCCCGGGCTTGAGCCGCCTTGGTCTTCCGCTTTTGCTTGTAGGGAAGATAAATGTCTTCCAAGCGCTCGAGCTCGAAAGTCGCCAAGACCCGCTCTTTTAATTCCGGCGTGAGCTGCTTTTGCTTCTCGATCTGCTCCAGGATGTGGCTCTGGCGTTGAAGGATCTCCTGCCACTTTTCATGGGCGTCGATGACCTCCTGGATCGCCACCTCATCCAAATTGCCGGTTCGCTCTTTGCGATAGCGCGCGATGAAGGGAACGGTGCCCCCGTCGGCGACCAATGCCAAGACCGCCTCGGCCGATGACAGGGGAATCTTGGGATGTTGGGCGGAAAACCAGGCTTGAAAGTTCATAGGGAGGGGAATGGGGCTTTGGCACAACTCATGCAAATATCCTAAAGGAATGCGGCAAGATACACCATCCTGGAATCAGGCACAAGGCCGTCTCGGCGAGGCTTTTGCCAAAAAGTACCTGCTTAGGCAAGGCTATAAAATTGTCGCCGAACGCTTCCGAACCCGCTTCGGCGAGATCGACCTGGTGGCAAGCCGGCGCAACGCCCTCCTCTTCGTCGAAGTCAAAGCCCGGCACTCCCGGCTTTTCGGCGACGCCCTCGAGGCCGTGACTCCGAAAAAGCTCCGCCATTTCCAAAAATCGGTCATGGCTTTCCTGCAGGCTAACCCGCAATACCGCCGAGGATGGCATTGGGAGCTGGCCGCGGCGGCGGTCCGCCATGCCGGGGGCGAGACCAAGGTGGAGCTGGTCAGGATTCTTCCCGGGGGTCTTTGAGCCCATAGAGCTTGATTTTGGCGAAGAGAGTCGATTTGGCCACGCCGAGGGTTTCAGCGGCCCGGGCTTTATTCCAGGAGCTGGCCATCAGCGCCTTGAGCACCAGCCGCTTTTCCATCTCCTCCAAGCTTTCGAGCGGAACCCCGGCCGAGGGCGCCACCGAGC
The DNA window shown above is from bacterium and carries:
- a CDS encoding Tex family protein, producing MNFQAWFSAQHPKIPLSSAEAVLALVADGGTVPFIARYRKERTGNLDEVAIQEVIDAHEKWQEILQRQSHILEQIEKQKQLTPELKERVLATFELERLEDIYLPYKQKRKTKAAQAREAGIEPLADWIWNCGHGTEQPQPGQTLELWAFTFRNEEKGYRDAALVIEGAQDILVERLSEVVELRQKVREKTFAEGHVITGKAPKAKPHSKYENYFQFHESIASLLKPENSHRYLALRRGWIEEELTLAIGGKPEGDGDSGFEAALLADYEALALTVPDSPGAEVLRKAARLALKAHVQPSIDSEVHKALKTVADEVAIKVFAENVRKLLLASPFGPKAVLGVDPGVRSGCKLALVDDSGKFVSNTVLYLQSDEAKAAAKQGLKDLLATGTIRAIAVGNGTAGREAEIFIRAAVKEAGIENLPVVMVSEAGASVYSASETAREEFPDLDITVRGAISIARRLQDPLAELVKTDPKSIGVGQYQHDVSQARLKKSLDHVVDSCVNQVGVNLNTASMHLLAHVAGIGPALAKAVVDYRGGVGLFKSRADLLQVPRFSQKAFEQAAGFLRVPESSNPLDNTGVHPESYPILEARAAALGKSVADLMGAGAAVLREDAEFKASVGDFTFEDLIRELEKPGRDPREHFVPFSFRDDIFELKDLKAGMICPGIVTNVTNFGAFVDIGVHQDGLVHLSQLAQRFVKDPREVVSPGDRVQVKVLEVDLDKKQISLSMKQAAEAPRRERRPASAEGGERRQDRGPRGRGRPGDRRGAPPRRAPAPRPVFNNAFAALADLRDQLKPKK
- a CDS encoding YraN family protein produces the protein MRQDTPSWNQAQGRLGEAFAKKYLLRQGYKIVAERFRTRFGEIDLVASRRNALLFVEVKARHSRLFGDALEAVTPKKLRHFQKSVMAFLQANPQYRRGWHWELAAAAVRHAGGETKVELVRILPGGL